One segment of Methanomassiliicoccales archaeon DNA contains the following:
- a CDS encoding NDP-sugar synthase, which produces MAKDVEQAIVLAGGRGTRLRPLTNNRPKPLLPVLGKPCIEYILSALIDAGIGQIFVACGYRADDLSNALRRFDSKGAEITVAYEDEPAGTAGAVKLLESRIVGTFVVASGDVLADVDMKDLIERHRAKEAFATMALTTVDRPEEFGIVGLDPNNRIVKFKEKPARHEVFSNLVNAGIYILERGVVEHIPEGEMFDFSKNLFPKLMGMGKALFGAPIHGMWKDIGRPSDLIEANIEMASKKGKYPRMDGIDPPVHIGCDTVVESGSIIRRSVLGVSIHVHMGAEIVDSLLMDRCEIGNQCHIEKSALGIGCMIGKGSRLVGCVLDDGTEISPGTTLIGEQLD; this is translated from the coding sequence TTGGCCAAGGACGTCGAACAGGCAATCGTTCTGGCTGGTGGAAGGGGAACCAGGCTCAGGCCGCTTACTAACAATCGGCCTAAACCCCTGCTTCCAGTGCTTGGAAAGCCCTGCATCGAATACATCCTGAGTGCTCTAATCGATGCGGGGATTGGACAGATATTCGTGGCCTGTGGCTACAGAGCCGACGATCTCTCGAACGCACTTCGCAGATTCGACTCCAAAGGTGCGGAGATCACAGTTGCTTACGAGGACGAGCCAGCGGGCACGGCCGGAGCCGTGAAGCTCCTTGAATCAAGGATTGTCGGGACATTTGTGGTGGCCAGCGGTGATGTCCTGGCTGATGTGGACATGAAGGACTTGATAGAGCGACATCGGGCAAAGGAAGCCTTCGCTACAATGGCCCTCACCACTGTGGACAGGCCAGAAGAGTTTGGTATTGTCGGACTTGATCCCAACAACAGGATAGTGAAGTTCAAAGAGAAACCTGCCCGCCATGAGGTCTTTTCCAACCTTGTCAATGCTGGTATATACATCTTGGAAAGGGGTGTGGTTGAACACATACCTGAAGGGGAGATGTTCGACTTTTCAAAGAATCTATTTCCTAAACTCATGGGCATGGGCAAGGCTCTATTTGGCGCCCCGATTCATGGAATGTGGAAGGACATAGGTCGACCATCTGACCTCATAGAGGCCAACATTGAGATGGCTTCGAAGAAAGGCAAATATCCCCGGATGGATGGCATCGATCCCCCAGTCCACATTGGATGTGATACTGTTGTCGAGAGCGGCTCGATCATAAGGCGATCTGTGCTTGGCGTTTCGATTCATGTCCATATGGGAGCTGAGATAGTCGACTCCCTGTTGATGGACCGCTGTGAGATCGGGAATCAATGTCATATTGAGAAGAGCGCCCTCGGGATAGGATGCATGATCGGGAAAGGCTCTAGACTCGTTGGATGCGTACTAGATGATGGTACCGAGATATCACCAGGTACAACCTTGATCGGAGAACAGTTGGACTAG
- a CDS encoding dipeptide epimerase, whose protein sequence is MSKARIDGLDYVFIRMARERPFVIATHRSQEVVNVLLRVRSGGNEGIGVVAPNIVTGDTPESAIHFLQDLIGVLPSEELTVAQLHDLMSSISEEDNAAKCGVDTAFHDLLARMEGKPLCDLLGRVKDRIETSVTIGIMGIQESLAAIHQRSMAGFQILKLKVGLDLDRDLYIINEVRRRYPKMVLRVDCNQAFTTEEANAFMEAITPIGIQFVEQPVDADDVEGLCEVGRSSKIPVMADESVRSAEDIERIGRLQGVRLVNIKLAKVGGILPAIELSRRCEFHGMKAMVGCMSECEASISAGLHFALSQDCVEYADLDSHLSLIDDPTSAISMEKGFLSTLPLPGLGIDLGSTDRQSIEGSHIDWKAIRYEKFNGW, encoded by the coding sequence ATGAGTAAGGCTCGCATCGATGGATTGGATTATGTGTTCATCAGGATGGCGAGGGAGCGACCCTTTGTCATCGCTACCCACCGCTCTCAGGAGGTGGTCAATGTTCTATTGAGGGTGAGGTCTGGTGGTAACGAGGGCATAGGAGTCGTTGCTCCTAACATCGTCACCGGTGATACACCGGAGTCAGCCATCCATTTTCTTCAGGATTTAATAGGGGTTCTACCATCCGAGGAGTTGACTGTTGCCCAGTTGCACGATCTCATGTCCTCCATCTCCGAGGAGGACAACGCTGCCAAGTGCGGAGTGGACACAGCCTTTCATGATCTTCTCGCTCGAATGGAAGGAAAGCCACTATGCGACCTATTGGGACGGGTCAAGGATCGAATCGAGACCTCAGTAACAATAGGCATCATGGGCATTCAAGAGTCCCTTGCGGCTATCCATCAGCGTTCTATGGCCGGATTCCAGATCCTGAAACTTAAGGTCGGCCTTGACCTTGATCGTGACCTCTACATCATTAATGAGGTCAGACGACGCTATCCCAAAATGGTGTTAAGGGTCGACTGCAACCAGGCATTCACCACGGAGGAAGCCAATGCTTTCATGGAAGCGATCACGCCAATTGGAATCCAATTCGTTGAACAGCCTGTCGACGCTGATGATGTCGAAGGTCTCTGCGAAGTGGGTCGGTCTTCCAAGATACCGGTTATGGCCGATGAGTCTGTTAGATCAGCGGAGGACATCGAAAGAATTGGCCGCCTTCAAGGAGTGAGATTGGTAAACATCAAGCTCGCCAAGGTCGGGGGGATACTACCAGCTATTGAATTGTCAAGAAGATGTGAATTTCATGGAATGAAGGCGATGGTGGGCTGCATGTCGGAGTGCGAGGCGTCAATATCGGCCGGACTCCACTTTGCTCTTTCCCAAGATTGCGTGGAATATGCAGACCTGGACTCTCACCTCTCACTCATCGATGATCCCACATCGGCAATATCCATGGAAAAGGGATTCCTCTCCACCCTTCCGCTTCCGGGCTTGGGCATCGATCTTGGGAGCACAGACCGTCAATCGATTGAAGGATCACATATTGATTGGAAAGCAATTAGATATGAGAAATTCAATGGCTGGTGA
- a CDS encoding ACT domain-containing protein produces the protein MMTLMQFEISVQNKPGEIARIAELLGRNSVNIQGISTELNAKKGFIRVITDDEATARRSLQVGGLDFLEREVLEISLPDRPGELAKMTRTLARAGINIESLFIMGSGTAFEKVALGVNDLDRAKEVLWKYLV, from the coding sequence ATGATGACGCTGATGCAGTTTGAGATCAGTGTTCAGAACAAACCAGGGGAAATTGCCAGGATTGCTGAACTGTTGGGACGCAATTCTGTAAACATCCAGGGAATTAGCACGGAACTGAACGCCAAGAAGGGCTTTATCAGAGTGATAACCGATGATGAGGCCACCGCTCGCAGGTCCCTCCAGGTTGGAGGATTGGATTTCTTAGAAAGAGAAGTATTAGAGATCTCCTTGCCAGATCGACCTGGGGAGCTTGCCAAGATGACTAGAACACTGGCCAGGGCTGGAATCAACATCGAATCTCTGTTCATTATGGGATCTGGGACCGCTTTTGAAAAGGTTGCCCTAGGTGTCAATGATTTAGACAGAGCGAAAGAGGTTCTCTGGAAATACCTTGTCTAG
- a CDS encoding glycosyltransferase: MEDSDTHRFTIVLPTLNEGATIVKMLDTLTRLYPDSRVVVVDDSSTDGTIKKVQKYSISNSMVSLVERTGKKRGLNASIIEGILNSNTEFYVVIDADFQHPPESIKDVMNSLMEGNDIVVGVRRNRESLSRGRKLSSMGAHGLANTYLWWKGQPRTSDTMSGFFGGGTQLCKEIIEEYSDLFEGQGFKALFDLLKFAPNDIRVGEISFEFGERQGGESKLSSKIVLSILNQCGILGKSVAAVTGFFLLHMLGRFIATFILGLFATFALLEWIGAPINVYSFFPTITSFIVGVVYLVIATELLFSNRKQDSLLGSIKLISVASAGYLFTIYMFTVFAGTEVEILQAICMFVGFGVALSWDVIGCSIPSS; encoded by the coding sequence TTGGAAGATAGCGATACGCACAGATTCACGATCGTCCTCCCCACTCTAAACGAAGGGGCAACAATAGTTAAAATGCTAGACACTCTAACTCGCCTCTATCCTGATTCGAGAGTGGTGGTGGTTGACGATTCGTCAACTGATGGTACTATCAAGAAAGTGCAGAAATACTCTATCTCCAACAGCATGGTGTCCCTTGTTGAAAGGACGGGAAAGAAGAGAGGGCTCAATGCCAGCATCATCGAAGGGATTCTGAACTCCAATACAGAGTTCTATGTGGTAATTGATGCAGATTTCCAGCATCCCCCAGAGAGTATCAAAGATGTCATGAACTCTCTAATGGAAGGCAATGACATCGTTGTCGGCGTAAGGAGAAACAGAGAGTCCCTGTCGAGGGGGAGGAAACTGTCCTCAATGGGGGCTCACGGTCTAGCCAACACTTATCTCTGGTGGAAGGGGCAACCCAGGACCTCGGATACAATGAGTGGTTTCTTCGGGGGAGGGACCCAGCTTTGTAAGGAAATCATAGAGGAGTATTCGGACCTATTTGAAGGCCAGGGATTCAAAGCCCTGTTCGATCTGCTCAAATTCGCTCCAAATGATATTAGGGTTGGTGAGATCTCATTCGAGTTCGGTGAGAGGCAGGGTGGTGAGTCGAAGCTCAGCTCTAAGATCGTCCTCTCCATTCTCAACCAGTGTGGCATTCTGGGAAAAAGTGTGGCTGCTGTAACGGGTTTCTTCCTACTCCACATGTTGGGAAGATTCATCGCGACCTTCATCTTGGGATTGTTCGCCACCTTTGCCCTTCTAGAATGGATTGGTGCACCTATCAATGTGTATTCATTCTTCCCCACAATCACCTCATTCATCGTGGGTGTTGTCTACCTTGTCATTGCGACGGAGCTTCTTTTCTCCAACAGAAAGCAAGACAGCCTACTCGGAAGTATCAAGCTGATCTCGGTCGCATCAGCCGGATATCTTTTCACCATATACATGTTCACTGTCTTCGCTGGAACAGAGGTTGAGATCCTTCAGGCTATCTGTATGTTCGTTGGCTTTGGGGTGGCTCTAAGCTGGGACGTGATAGGCTGCTCAATACCCTCGAGTTGA
- a CDS encoding beta-1,4-galactosyltransferase, with amino-acid sequence MIFVTVGWHNQPFLRLVTKMDEIAGRIEEEVVIQKGHTEYETKHAISFDFLPSDEEYLEYFKKARIIVCHAGAGTLLNSLSFGKTTIVMPRLRKYDEHMNDHQLELVGALKVKKGLTVVLEADALEEAIANANTNSTIPIESDLSLCKYIRKCLQDLTGS; translated from the coding sequence ATTATTTTCGTGACAGTTGGGTGGCACAATCAGCCATTCTTGCGACTCGTCACGAAGATGGATGAGATCGCAGGAAGAATTGAAGAGGAAGTGGTCATACAAAAAGGCCATACAGAGTACGAGACGAAACATGCGATATCTTTCGACTTTCTCCCTTCAGATGAAGAGTATCTAGAGTATTTCAAGAAAGCAAGGATCATTGTCTGCCACGCTGGAGCTGGAACTCTTTTAAATTCCCTTTCGTTTGGAAAGACAACGATTGTCATGCCCAGACTGAGGAAATATGACGAACACATGAATGATCATCAGCTTGAGTTGGTCGGCGCTCTTAAAGTGAAGAAAGGCTTAACTGTGGTACTTGAGGCGGATGCACTTGAGGAAGCCATTGCGAATGCGAATACCAACTCCACTATACCAATTGAGTCCGATCTATCACTGTGCAAATATATTCGAAAGTGCCTGCAGGATCTTACAGGATCTTGA
- a CDS encoding capsular biosynthesis protein has protein sequence MKIALICSMGGHLTEMMRLMDAFESHDIFFVTHQSPRTELIAARKYFIKELGNNWLRVFLSIITFMRIFMKEKPSVIISTGSEIAIPAFYAAKLLKIPSIFIESWCCVYNTTGAGRLVYPVSDVFLVQWPSLIEKYGSKAKFKGGVI, from the coding sequence ATGAAGATTGCATTGATCTGTTCTATGGGGGGTCATCTCACTGAGATGATGCGTCTTATGGATGCGTTTGAAAGCCATGATATCTTCTTCGTCACTCATCAAAGCCCTCGCACGGAATTGATTGCTGCGAGGAAGTACTTCATCAAGGAACTTGGTAACAATTGGCTCAGGGTTTTTCTATCGATCATAACCTTCATGAGAATCTTCATGAAGGAGAAACCTTCCGTTATCATCAGTACTGGGTCTGAGATTGCTATTCCTGCATTCTATGCAGCCAAGCTCCTTAAGATCCCTAGCATCTTCATTGAAAGCTGGTGCTGCGTGTACAATACCACTGGTGCTGGTAGGCTTGTTTACCCTGTTTCGGATGTTTTTCTAGTCCAATGGCCATCTCTGATCGAGAAATACGGCAGTAAGGCCAAATTCAAAGGTGGGGTGATCTAA
- a CDS encoding glycosyltransferase — MIEVSVGVCAYNEEGNIRQCLESITSQVLKEFSIIEIIVVSSASTDRTDRIVENYASIDPRVRLVRQQTREGKSSAVNLFMSESVGDVLILVNADNRLEEYTLNHLLSPFMDERIGMTGGHPVPVNSKDTLVGFAVYMLWDMHHRLSLISPKTGELVAFRNLDMQITPGINTDEDWIRMETEKKGLMTVYVPEALVWNKGPETLPDFWAQRTRVNIGEKYMKRRYQFEVPTWQGKYLLPSFLSFIRDNRRNLGKAIAAMSIEAMSRIFASIYVALDRGDPYIWEIVSSTKKLD; from the coding sequence ATGATTGAGGTATCTGTAGGCGTGTGTGCATACAACGAGGAAGGGAATATCAGACAGTGCCTTGAATCAATCACCTCACAGGTACTCAAGGAATTCAGTATTATCGAGATCATAGTTGTTTCCAGTGCCAGCACTGACAGGACCGACCGGATTGTAGAGAATTACGCATCGATTGATCCAAGGGTAAGGCTTGTCCGCCAGCAGACCAGGGAAGGTAAGTCTTCAGCTGTGAATCTTTTCATGAGTGAATCAGTCGGGGATGTGCTCATCCTGGTCAACGCCGACAACAGGCTGGAAGAATATACTCTCAATCATCTATTATCTCCATTCATGGACGAGCGCATTGGGATGACTGGTGGACATCCTGTACCTGTTAATAGCAAAGACACCTTGGTGGGCTTTGCCGTCTACATGCTTTGGGACATGCATCACAGATTATCCTTGATAAGCCCGAAGACGGGGGAGTTGGTAGCATTTCGCAACCTAGATATGCAGATCACACCTGGCATTAACACAGATGAGGACTGGATCAGGATGGAGACCGAAAAGAAAGGGCTTATGACGGTATACGTTCCAGAGGCTCTGGTATGGAACAAAGGACCCGAGACGCTACCCGACTTCTGGGCACAAAGAACACGGGTGAATATTGGAGAGAAGTACATGAAGCGCAGATATCAATTCGAAGTTCCCACCTGGCAAGGTAAATACCTTCTTCCTTCATTCCTCTCATTCATCAGAGACAACCGTAGAAACCTGGGAAAGGCTATCGCTGCAATGTCAATAGAAGCTATGTCACGAATTTTTGCGTCAATCTACGTAGCCTTGGACAGAGGAGATCCTTACATCTGGGAAATAGTATCTTCCACGAAGAAACTGGACTAG
- a CDS encoding EamA family transporter: MSAKIGVEEIDPFFYSFLRFLIGSLFLMVVVLVAKRYEPRLFKDRIIWGIALVNAIAYNFQHVGISMTTATNAALLVDINAVFVAILAVFILGERLNYRIGLGLGLGLTGVVVVTTGGDLSIVLSGTFLGNMLVFISGILWAFYIVYQKMVLMREVNVLMITAVVMILTTIFLVPMSLPFTSNFSVTDLGMASAVYTGIFCSGLAFILYNAGLMKVGATVSSIILLLEIVFAVIFAYLILSEIPTLPVILGGSLIVLAIAAISLWNNNQLRDPELEVD; the protein is encoded by the coding sequence GTGTCGGCTAAGATCGGTGTGGAGGAGATCGACCCTTTTTTCTATTCCTTCCTCCGGTTCCTGATAGGTTCTTTGTTTCTTATGGTCGTAGTACTGGTTGCCAAGAGATACGAGCCACGACTCTTCAAGGATCGTATCATCTGGGGGATCGCCCTTGTCAACGCTATTGCATACAACTTCCAGCATGTAGGGATATCAATGACCACAGCCACGAACGCCGCTCTTCTGGTAGATATTAACGCCGTGTTCGTTGCCATCCTGGCGGTGTTCATATTGGGTGAGAGGCTTAACTACCGAATCGGCCTTGGTTTGGGTTTGGGTCTCACCGGTGTTGTGGTGGTCACTACCGGTGGGGATCTGTCCATCGTATTATCTGGGACATTCCTGGGGAATATGCTCGTTTTCATCTCGGGCATCCTTTGGGCTTTCTATATAGTGTATCAAAAAATGGTGCTCATGAGGGAGGTCAACGTGCTGATGATCACAGCGGTGGTCATGATTCTAACTACGATCTTCCTGGTGCCCATGAGCCTCCCATTCACATCGAATTTCTCGGTGACCGATTTGGGAATGGCGAGCGCTGTTTACACTGGTATTTTCTGTTCCGGGCTCGCCTTTATCCTTTACAACGCAGGTCTAATGAAGGTTGGTGCTACGGTCTCTTCGATAATCCTCCTTTTAGAGATTGTCTTCGCGGTGATTTTCGCCTACCTCATACTATCTGAGATTCCAACTTTACCAGTCATCTTGGGTGGATCGCTGATTGTTCTGGCAATTGCGGCAATCTCACTATGGAACAACAATCAACTTCGTGATCCGGAGCTCGAGGTTGACTAG
- a CDS encoding PRC-barrel domain protein: MRKFITELRGKTVMTNDGQILGMIDNFVVDTDSGEIQHVLVVPAEEIEARLFRNDSQGRLVLPFSEMRAVRDVVVMNIA; encoded by the coding sequence ATGAGGAAATTTATTACCGAGCTAAGAGGCAAGACCGTAATGACCAATGATGGTCAGATTCTGGGCATGATCGACAACTTCGTTGTGGACACCGACTCCGGAGAGATCCAGCACGTCCTGGTGGTTCCGGCCGAGGAGATCGAGGCCAGGCTGTTTAGGAACGACTCTCAGGGAAGGCTAGTTCTACCCTTTAGCGAGATGAGGGCTGTTCGAGACGTCGTGGTCATGAACATCGCCTGA
- a CDS encoding DUF89 family protein — translation MIEEFFTNQIPPGSMKMDPECIPCLLGRVFFETELVAPNRALGVMKESLEILNNGFYEGVNSAELATEVHRRAYHLMGSEDPYLELKIRADEVALSLLPRAEEYIDASTDRLNAAILCAIAGNVMDFGIGKGFDDPEDLVEAFDSILAQPLGINDLPEIERLLESSEKVLYFLDNCGEQVFDKLLVREIQSIGVEVTGVVKGRPVLTDVTLEDARRSSILDQFDRVLDTGTFAVGVSLERMSNTLLEYMKGADLIIAKGMANFEALSDHDFRPIAYVMRAKCRPVAKAIGAKKDDNVVKLYE, via the coding sequence TTGATAGAAGAGTTCTTCACCAATCAGATACCTCCAGGGAGCATGAAGATGGACCCCGAGTGCATCCCTTGCCTACTGGGACGGGTATTCTTCGAGACCGAGCTTGTGGCCCCGAATAGGGCACTGGGGGTCATGAAGGAAAGTCTAGAGATCCTTAACAATGGATTCTATGAAGGCGTGAACTCAGCAGAGTTGGCAACTGAGGTACACAGGAGAGCTTATCACCTCATGGGATCAGAGGATCCATACTTGGAACTCAAGATCAGGGCGGACGAGGTTGCGCTCTCGTTGCTACCCCGAGCCGAAGAGTACATCGATGCATCGACGGACAGGTTGAATGCAGCCATTCTCTGCGCCATTGCTGGGAATGTCATGGACTTCGGTATCGGGAAGGGCTTCGACGACCCTGAGGATCTGGTGGAGGCGTTCGATTCCATTCTTGCCCAGCCTCTTGGCATCAACGATCTTCCAGAGATCGAGAGGTTGCTGGAATCTTCGGAGAAGGTGCTGTACTTCTTGGACAACTGTGGGGAGCAGGTTTTCGACAAGCTCCTGGTCAGGGAGATCCAGTCGATCGGGGTCGAGGTTACAGGCGTGGTCAAGGGAAGGCCAGTGCTCACCGATGTAACCTTAGAGGATGCCAGGCGATCTTCAATCCTGGACCAGTTCGACAGAGTCCTGGACACGGGAACCTTCGCTGTCGGAGTCAGCCTGGAGAGAATGAGTAATACCCTCCTAGAATATATGAAAGGGGCGGACCTCATAATTGCCAAAGGAATGGCCAACTTCGAGGCCCTGTCGGATCACGATTTCCGCCCTATTGCTTACGTCATGAGGGCCAAATGCCGACCCGTTGCCAAGGCCATTGGAGCTAAGAAGGATGACAACGTTGTGAAGCTTTATGAGTAA
- a CDS encoding CDC48 family AAA ATPase: protein MADSLTLRVARAHHQSEVGLGRARIDSKTRKQLGVEVGDFIEIVGKRTTAAKIFRASQDDEGKGIIRIDGMIRSNAGVSIGEKVSVIKADSQPASRIVVAPKIPQGKRVRFGQGVESLFKKGLLNRPLVKGDEIIIPNIALMGGYLPFMVTATTPNGVVVVGDHTELVVKTEPMEMIGAPTVSVTYDDVGGLEEELQRVREMIELPLKNPELFDRLGIDPPKGVLLYGPPGTGKTLMAKAVANEAGASFYSIQGPEIISKYYGQSEEKLRERFEEAEKNAPSIIFIDEIDSIAPRREDVHGEVERRVVAQLLTLMDGLSGRGQVIVIGATNREDAIDPALRRPGRFDREIEIGVPSSDGRMVILEIHTRGMPMEDDVDLEEFARTTHGFVGADLAALAREAAMNCLARLVPELELGNPIPTEVLEKMRVTLEDFNGALREIEPSAMREVLVEIPRVTWDDVGGLDDVKRQLKEMVELPIEKPESFKRLGIKPAKGILLYGPPGTGKTLMAKALANESNANFISIKGPEIMSKWVGESEKAVRRVFKKAKQVSPAIVFLDELDSIAPKRGSDGDNNVTERVVNQLLTSLDGLEGLGKVTVMAATNRPDIVDPALLRPGRFDLLVLIPIPDAVARKSILEIHTREMPLAEDVDLESIVRRTEGFVGADIESLCRESGLNAMRENEEAEKVEMRHFEAALEKACPSVDKDIMRRYEEMSKRLERVQLDFDSLGPYR from the coding sequence ATGGCGGATTCTTTGACTCTGAGGGTTGCCCGTGCCCACCACCAGTCTGAGGTGGGCCTGGGGAGAGCGAGGATCGATTCCAAGACCCGGAAGCAGCTGGGGGTGGAAGTTGGTGACTTCATCGAGATTGTTGGAAAGAGGACCACAGCGGCCAAGATCTTCAGGGCTTCCCAGGATGATGAGGGAAAGGGAATCATTAGAATCGACGGCATGATCAGATCAAACGCTGGGGTTTCGATAGGCGAGAAGGTGTCGGTAATCAAAGCGGATTCTCAACCTGCATCCAGGATCGTGGTGGCTCCCAAAATACCCCAGGGAAAGAGGGTCCGTTTTGGTCAAGGAGTGGAGAGCCTTTTCAAGAAGGGACTCCTGAACCGTCCCCTGGTCAAGGGGGACGAGATCATCATTCCGAACATCGCGCTTATGGGCGGCTACCTACCCTTCATGGTAACAGCCACCACCCCCAATGGCGTGGTCGTTGTAGGAGATCACACAGAATTGGTCGTGAAGACGGAGCCCATGGAGATGATTGGAGCGCCCACTGTTTCCGTGACATATGACGACGTTGGGGGACTCGAGGAAGAGCTCCAGAGGGTAAGAGAAATGATCGAGCTTCCACTCAAGAACCCTGAGTTATTCGACCGTCTTGGCATAGATCCACCAAAGGGTGTTCTCCTTTACGGCCCGCCGGGAACTGGGAAGACGCTCATGGCAAAAGCGGTGGCAAACGAGGCAGGGGCTAGCTTCTACTCGATCCAAGGACCTGAGATCATATCAAAGTACTACGGGCAGAGCGAGGAGAAGCTAAGGGAGCGATTCGAAGAGGCGGAGAAGAATGCTCCATCGATAATCTTCATTGATGAGATCGACTCCATCGCTCCCAGAAGGGAGGATGTCCATGGAGAAGTGGAAAGAAGGGTGGTGGCGCAGCTCCTCACCTTGATGGACGGCCTAAGCGGGAGGGGTCAGGTGATCGTCATCGGAGCCACCAACCGGGAGGATGCCATAGATCCCGCCCTCAGAAGACCTGGTAGATTCGACAGGGAAATCGAGATCGGAGTTCCCTCCAGTGATGGCAGGATGGTTATCCTTGAGATACACACTCGCGGAATGCCCATGGAAGATGATGTGGACCTGGAGGAGTTCGCCAGGACCACCCATGGTTTCGTGGGGGCTGATCTGGCAGCCCTTGCCCGCGAGGCTGCAATGAACTGCTTGGCACGTCTTGTTCCAGAATTAGAGCTGGGAAACCCGATACCAACAGAAGTCCTAGAGAAGATGAGGGTGACCCTTGAAGACTTCAATGGGGCCCTAAGGGAGATCGAACCCAGCGCCATGCGTGAGGTGCTTGTGGAGATCCCGCGGGTCACATGGGATGATGTGGGAGGCTTGGATGATGTGAAGAGGCAGTTGAAGGAGATGGTGGAGCTGCCTATAGAAAAGCCCGAATCCTTCAAGAGACTGGGCATCAAGCCCGCCAAGGGCATATTGCTCTATGGCCCACCAGGAACCGGGAAAACTCTCATGGCCAAGGCCTTGGCCAATGAGTCCAATGCAAACTTCATCTCCATAAAGGGGCCAGAGATCATGAGCAAGTGGGTTGGCGAGAGCGAGAAGGCGGTGCGCCGGGTCTTCAAGAAGGCAAAGCAGGTCTCGCCCGCGATCGTATTCCTGGATGAATTGGATTCTATCGCCCCTAAAAGGGGTAGTGATGGCGACAACAACGTGACAGAGAGGGTGGTGAACCAACTTCTGACCTCTTTAGATGGATTGGAGGGACTTGGCAAGGTGACGGTCATGGCGGCCACCAACAGGCCAGATATCGTAGATCCGGCTTTGCTTAGACCGGGAAGATTCGACCTGCTGGTCCTGATCCCGATCCCTGACGCAGTTGCGAGGAAGAGTATACTGGAGATACACACCCGCGAGATGCCTTTGGCCGAGGATGTTGATCTTGAGTCCATTGTAAGAAGGACTGAGGGATTCGTTGGAGCAGATATCGAATCGCTTTGCCGGGAATCAGGTCTCAACGCAATGAGGGAGAATGAAGAAGCGGAAAAGGTCGAGATGAGGCATTTTGAGGCCGCCCTGGAGAAAGCTTGCCCCTCCGTGGACAAGGATATCATGCGGCGTTATGAAGAGATGTCAAAAAGGCTAGAGAGGGTTCAATTGGACTTCGATAGCCTTGGTCCTTACAGATGA
- a CDS encoding glycosyltransferase family 2 protein → MVLSGRIFAITVNWNRADDTLECLDSLVKSGVKTSSIIVVDNGSTDGSVELISREMPSIQIMKMDENLGYIKGVNRGISRALENGAQTILLINNDATIDHDAIDIMLEAAERRKEAGILGPKILYSGRNVIWFAGGRFNWRWGFSSHPGMDEADVTEDKEEKVDFITGCVMMVRREVFEEIGLFDEGYWMYAEDLDFCLKALIKGWESWVIPSAVAHHKVSASSGVKGSNVMTRMRSYYYAKNMLILVKNIPWSKGSYTRLLGQVVVRLPYYTLQISLQGVKGGLRSYLRGMIDGFRVILRGGATTD, encoded by the coding sequence ATGGTCCTGTCCGGGAGAATCTTCGCCATCACCGTCAATTGGAACAGGGCTGATGACACTTTAGAGTGTCTAGACTCCCTTGTGAAATCAGGAGTGAAAACCAGTTCGATAATTGTCGTGGACAACGGGTCCACAGATGGTTCGGTGGAGCTTATCTCCAGGGAAATGCCATCTATCCAAATTATGAAAATGGACGAGAACCTCGGGTACATCAAAGGGGTGAACCGTGGAATATCACGGGCACTTGAGAACGGCGCCCAGACGATTCTCCTTATAAACAATGATGCCACGATTGATCATGATGCAATCGATATTATGTTGGAGGCCGCCGAACGGAGGAAGGAAGCGGGGATTCTAGGCCCCAAGATACTCTACTCCGGTAGAAATGTAATCTGGTTTGCAGGAGGGAGATTCAACTGGAGATGGGGGTTTTCCTCCCACCCAGGCATGGACGAGGCGGATGTTACTGAAGACAAAGAGGAGAAGGTCGATTTCATAACTGGTTGCGTAATGATGGTAAGGAGGGAGGTCTTCGAGGAGATTGGTCTCTTTGACGAGGGCTATTGGATGTACGCAGAGGATCTCGATTTCTGCCTTAAAGCGCTCATAAAGGGATGGGAGAGCTGGGTAATTCCATCAGCGGTGGCCCATCATAAAGTATCTGCGTCATCGGGTGTGAAAGGCTCGAATGTGATGACTCGAATGCGCTCGTACTATTATGCAAAGAATATGCTAATTCTCGTGAAGAATATACCTTGGTCAAAGGGATCCTATACGCGACTCTTAGGACAGGTTGTGGTAAGACTTCCGTATTATACTCTCCAGATATCACTCCAGGGCGTGAAGGGGGGATTGAGATCGTATCTCCGAGGAATGATCGATGGGTTCAGGGTGATCCTGAGGGGAGGTGCGACCACTGACTAA